GGCAGACTCAAATATGCCCTGGAGCTGCAAAAGTACATCGAGGTAGATGCGCTCCCCTCCTCGCTTGCCCCCCAACTCATCTAGTTTTCCTTTACTTCAACAGGTGGACATTTATGGCGCTTGTGGCAAGCTGAAGTGCAATCCTTTCGTGCCAGAAAAATGCTTCAAGCTACTCGAAAACAATTACAAGTTCTACCTGGCCTTCGAGAACTCCAACTGCAGGGACTACATCACGGAGAAATTCCATCAGAATGCCCTGAATCGAGGGGTGCTGCCCATTGTGATGGGTGCCCGGCCCGGGGACTACAAGGAACTCGCGCCGCTTAACTCCTACATACACGTGGATGACTTTGCCTCGCCGAAAGAGTTGGCCGATTACCTGAAAGTGCtcgatgatgacgacgatctGTACAACTCGTTTTTCCTGTGGAAGGGCACGGGGGAGTTCATCAACACGCACTTCTGGTGCCGCGTCTGTGCCATGCTGCACAACGAGGAGCAGCTCCGAGAGCCGCACTTTTACAGCGACTACAACCATTGGTGGCGTGGCCCGGGGGTTTGCTCCCCCGTCTCCTGGCGGAGCAAGACTTTATTTGAGTTTTATTAAATTAGAAGCAGGCTCAAAAGAGTGTTCAAACCTCGACAGATCACCTGCAACACTACAAGTAAAATGTAGAACTGCGCAGAGGCACCTTAGACAGGGGACTGTCAGGGGTAGGGGCCCTCCTGGGACCATCAGGTCCCTGGTCTTCGGATCCACTAGGGTTTCGGCGCTGCTTCTGGCCCCAGCGGCTGCCTTCAGCACCCGACGATCATGGTCGAACCTGTGGCTCTCCTAGAGGGCTGCCACTCGGGGCACCtgacctcctcctcctggccAAACCGCCTGAGGTAGCTGCTGAAGGTAGAAATCCACTTGGCTCTGCCTTCTTTCCAGCGCCATAGGGTCTGAATGCCACCTTTCAAATGAATTTTTCTAGTGCTATTAACAGCGTGTCATTTTCTACTCGTATTTCCTCAGACCACAGAATGCCATGGAATACATTTTCTTTGTTCAAGTACATTTCattccatttcatttcattgttAAACCACAAGTCGACGTGTTAGCATCAAAATTGCTTAGTAATTCTTTATACATTAGTGAGTGTGTTTCAAAAGGAATGTCCCCGTTTTTCTTGTTCCTGGTGAATATTTGAGAATAAACGAGTGTCCAAAGGACTAGTGTTGTAATCCACCATGCGAATATCGTACAAGAAGTGTATTTTTTTCACACTCATCTGCGCATTTCTGCTCACGTTTTGTTTGAACGCCAAGTGAGTAAAGAACTGTGGCTATTagccaacacacaaaccaattgtgccccccccccccccccccccccccccccccccccccccccccccccccccccccccaggaAAGATGAGGGAGAGGTCAAGCTGAAGAAGAAGGGCTTGAGCGAAAAGGCGAAATTCGATACTAGGCGCAGCCTGAAGCCGTCCTCGGACAAGCCCTGGTACATGAAGGATGGCGCTTTGTATCCCCAGCTGCATAAGGCCCACGGCAGTCGGCTGGAACACCACCCGTTCGTTCCCAGGACTATACCGGACAAGCTGCCCTTCAACGACCACATTGTCAGCCAGCTGATGTACGTGCCCCACAACTATGCGGAGATCAAGGCCAGCGGCAAGCTGAAAACCCTTCTCACCATTAACGGTCAGGGGAGGCGGAAGTGGACTGTGAAGAAGGGCCGCGATGTCTTCCTGAAGCACAAGTGTCCGGTGGATACATGCGAGATAACCGACGATATTTATACGGCCAGCACTGCCGACATGATCCTCTATTTGGACCTGCCCAGGGAAACGGGAATACATAGCAAAAATCCCAAGCAGGTCAGCCTGCTGTACTCCATGGCCAACTATGTGGCCGTGCCCGAGGACATCAACTGGACGGCCAGCTACAGGTGACGCTTCCCGCCGTCCATCTTTGCCGCCAATATTTCAATATTCCTTTTGTTCTCAGGCGCGACAGCACCATCGTGACGCCCTACGTGAAGTGGGTGTACTACGACCCCAACGTCCAGCAGAAGACCCAGGACCGGAACTATGCGGCGAACAAAACCAAGAAGGTGGCCTGGTTCGTGTCTAATTGCAATACCATAAATGGCAGACTCAAATATGCCCTGGAGCTGCAAAAGTACATCGAGGTAGATGCGCTCCCCTCCACGTTTGCCCCCCAAACTGATCCAATTTTCGTTTATGCCAACAGGTGGACATCTATGGGGTCTGTGGCAAGTTTAAATGCTCGCAATCGACGCCAAATAAATGCTACAAGCTGCTCGAAAACAATTACAAGTTCTACCTGGCCTTCGAGAACGCCAACTGCAAGGACTTCATCTCGGAGAAGTACGTTGTGTATGGCCTGGACCGCGGGGTGCTGCCCATTGTGATGGGTGCCCGGCCGGCAGACTACCAGGAACTCGCGCCGCGCCACTCCTACATACACGTGGAGGAGTATTCGTCGCCCAAGGAGCTGGCCGATTACCTGAATGTGCTCGACAAGGACGACGATCTGTACAACTCGTACTTCATGTGGCGGGGCACGGGGGAGTTCATCAACACGCACTTCTGGTGCCGCGTCTGTGCCATGCTGCACAACGAGGATGAGCTCCGAATGCCGCACGCGACCAGGCTCGAAAAGCGTGGCGTGGGCATGTGCACCCAAGGCTTGTGGAAGAAAATGTCTCGTCAAAGCTTTTTTCCCGATTCTCCCTACAAATCTATAAACGAGGGTCCCAAACGTAACATAATATAGACATTTCAAGCCTCTCAACTTGATttttctcctgctgctggcctGGCCTCTGGCCTTTTTATCAAAATTTGTCACGCACCGAGTATCCTTTGGGGTTGGGGGTTTTCGGGTTGAATGGATTAATAGAAGGAAAAGATTTTCATTTGGAAAATGTTTTCGACATGAGTCGCATGAATGACAACGAAAGCATTGTGACTGGTGGGTGGTTTGGGCACTGAAGTGGCATGTTGTCTGGGCTCAAGGGGCACGTGTGGCAGATAATACCTGCAAGAATTGCATTACTTTTACTTTCCTTCGTCTACTTTTGGTTTTGCCGAGGGCTTAAGTagtttatttcttggtttaattttgttttgtttggtcCACAAATGCCACGATAAGTCGCAGACATCATTTTCGGGATTTATGATAAATGTTTGGCCTTTGACAGACGCTTATTCCAGCAGTCCAGTAAGGGTGTCTCTTTGTGTTCCTTTATTGATAGTTATTGATCGATTTAGTATTTATTGGGAATTTCTACACCTTAAAGGCACTTCTGGGAGCCTTTTTTTGAGCTATACAAATTTTTAGATGGGTTTAAATAGTGGGTTTAATTCTACTGTGGCCAGACTGAGCTAAGAGATGGGTTTTTGACGCCTGTAGAGGCTTGAGGGGAGGATGAATCGTCGCGGAAGTGCTTATGAGTTTTGAAAATCTTCGAAAATCGATGTGTTTTTGAACCCGGCAAGTAGTTCCATTAGCGGCATTCCATTCTGGGGGCATCTTTTTGGTGTTTTGAACGCCGGTCCGCCCAGGTATCTTCTCCTTGCCCTTGAGTGGATCAGGCAGTTTCAGATGAGATGCTCCAGGGTTTCGTGGGCCCCAGGTTCATCATATTTCCTGTATCTCTGCCTCTGTTGCGACTCAATGGCCTATGAGTATTCCCACTAACAGTTTGCTGTCCTACCGTGCTAGGTTCTTAGTGAAATTGCTCATGGTTTTCGATTTTCTGGAGTTCGAGATACTCTCCTCCACCTTCTTTTGGTCTGTGATCaagcctgcttctctagatcgctTGTGGGGTTCAAATGTTTCAAAAACGTTTCATTTTGTGTGGCCTGTGCTCACGCTATAGTCGTATTTTCTTCACAGCCGAATAAATTCAAAACCCCCAACGCTTGGCAAAGGTCAGTTCCAAAAATCCAAAGTCCCCAAGAAGACATCTATCGATTATAGCAGATCAAGTGACACCCAGCCACACAGGCATATGCTCTCCCTTCAAACTGATAAGAAGACCCCCCACCACACTCCCCCACTCCTCCCTGGCAATGCCACTTGCATTGATCTCTATTCGATTTCCcatctgttgctgttgttgttttttcgaACTTAAATGCCAACAAACTGAACAATCGATTCGAAATGGGTCTTATCAAATTTCGAAAATACCCCGAGGAAGCTCTCGCTCTTTtctactctctctctctctgtcggcATCTCTCTATCTCGcgagctgtgtgtgtgtgtgtgtgtgtgtgccctgCCGCCTCTTAATTCGATCGCCGATCAGGGGCATTATCACCGATCAGCGAGTACTGTTTTCTGTGTGTCGGCCTCGGTCGAAAGTAATTTTCATTGATTTGATTCaattttttgtgtttgttttttgttttccctTCGGCTgtgtctgttttttttttttagtttgtCAGAGTCTGTTGTCTTGATAACGTTGCTGATCGTCTCTCTAAttctatatactatatatatatataattctGTGTCTTTTTCGTCTGCGTTAATCGTCTTATAATTTTGGCAAAATTattcctttttttttctaaGTAAATGTGCAACAAAAATTCTGAATCGAGTATCGTAATTGTCGTGGTCGTTTTCGCAAAAGTttttcaaaacaaataaatcCTACGCTTATGTCATTACGTCTCGTAGCGTGTAACGTAACGTAACGTCTCAAGAAAATCgtcaaagaaaagaaaacaaaaaatatatatacatatataaaccAAGTGATTGTTTCGCTTTATTTGTGGGTTCTGTGGTCTCTATTATCGATATCAAAACTTCCATTAACTCaatctctctctatctgtgtgtgtgtcctttATATACATGAGTCTTATGTGAGTACATCTCGAGTGGAGTATCGTAGTTTTTAAGCCTATATTTTTACATGTATTTTGCAATTTTGTCTCAACCTCTAACCTCATTTGTGTGTCGGTATTGCTCATAAAAAACCACATGGAttggggtttttttttactatATAAAAATATCTCTGTATCTCTGGGTTATCTGTTTTGCGTGTTTTCCGTTTTTTTGTGTGTCACTAAGGGTTTCGCCAAGGTCGCTCTAATGTTTTCTACTATTTGATTTGTGTATTTTTTGGGTTTTAAAATGGTAATTCAATGTTGTTGGAAAATGTTTATTTGATTAAAAGcatttttaatattatttaatgGAATAGATTTAAAGTTTTTCCTGTGGAAAGTTGCTTAAAAAGCCCACAATATTTTGAATAAATTGATTTTTATCGTGGGCATAATATTTaatacgaaaaaaaaacaaacttaCACAGTTCTTCATAGAACCATGAAGAAAGAAGAACTGAAGAAGTCTATGTAGCCTATTGGTCTACAAAATCTACCAAAGCTTCTGTTTTTCATTAGGCGAAGTTATTGGTCCACCTCGTTTGAGGTTGAAAGACGTGCAAAATTATACCAGGGCGGAACTGAAGACAGCAAATGATCTATTGGCATTTCCATAAGATATACAGAGGCTAGAAAGCCTCTTCTTTGTAGATGTTTTTCTCTCTTTCAGAGGAGGTAGAGGAGTTATAGGGAAAGATTTAAGGTATATTTCTCTCTAATGTCTTGTCAACCTCAAAACAATGTATTAGAACTTCTGGAATATAATCGTTTTTTGTTGGATTATACAATAATTCTTAAATCAGAATAGGGAAAACCCCTAACCTCTATACTCTTACATACGTCTTATAAGAAATAACCCTGTGCACTATGGAGATTAATGAATTATAGTTCTGTTCCCATACAATCTTCTTATAATCAACAATCCCAAAATTTTCGTATCCCTCTTGGGATCACCTCTATTCAACCTTTAGCCCTCCAAGAGCTGTCTCAATGTCAATAAATCTATAAATCTTTTTCACTAATATTGCGTTATAATAATCGTAATC
The sequence above is a segment of the Drosophila miranda strain MSH22 chromosome 4, D.miranda_PacBio2.1, whole genome shotgun sequence genome. Coding sequences within it:
- the LOC108162168 gene encoding glycoprotein 3-alpha-L-fucosyltransferase A-like — translated: MRISYKKCIFFTLICAFLLTFCLNAKKDEGEVKLKKKGLSEKAKFDTRRSLKPSSDKPWYMKDGALYPQLHKAHGSRLEHHPFVPRTIPDKLPFNDHIVSQLMYVPHNYAEIKASGKLKTLLTINGQGRRKWTVKKGRDVFLKHKCPVDTCEITDDIYTASTADMILYLDLPRETGIHSKNPKQVSLLYSMANYVAVPEDINWTASYRRDSTIVTPYVKWVYYDPNVQQKTQDRNYAANKTKKVAWFVSNCNTINGRLKYALELQKYIEVDIYGVCGKFKCSQSTPNKCYKLLENNYKFYLAFENANCKDFISEKYVVYGLDRGVLPIVMGARPADYQELAPRHSYIHVEEYSSPKELADYLNVLDKDDDLYNSYFMWRGTGEFINTHFWCRVCAMLHNEDELRMPHATRLEKRGVGMCTQGLWKKMSRQSFFPDSPYKSINEGPKRNII